The genomic stretch AAGAACCTTGGCATCGATGATTTCCAGCTCGACACCGAGGGCAGCGGCACCGCCACCAGTGTGGTCGCCAGTGGTGACATTACCGAGAAGCTCAGCCTGCGTTATGGCGTTGGTGTGTTTGAGCCGGCCAACACCATTGCCTTGCGCTACAAGCTGAGCAAAAAGGTCTATCTGGAAGCCGCCAGCGGGATCGCCAGTTCGTTGGACATCTTCTATAAGCGGGATTTCTGAGGGCTCGGCCTTGTTGAGCTGAAAGGAGCTGTTATCGTTTGGTCTTGGTCTTGTGGGTATATCCGTTGCTGCGGTAATGGCGGCTTAAGGTTTCGCCCTTACGGCGAGGCACTTTTGTCAAACGACACAAAAGTACCCAAAAAGTCTTGCCCCAGCGTTCGGCCCCTCGCTAAGGCTCGGGGTCCCTTCGCTACGGTATCCATCCGGGGGCATCGCCTACGGTTTGCTTCGCTGCACCTCCTCTCGATGCATGCGGCTTCGCCGCACGGCGCTACGCGCCTCCCCCCTGATGGACACCTTCGCTCAGCCTGCCGAAGGGGCGGGTGGATCAAGATCAAAAGCCAGAGCACGGCGACCTGACAGTCGGCCTGAGTGGTAAGAGCGGACGAGGCGGCCTACCGGCCGGCCTGTTTGCCCTGGTGTCGCGTTCCCTTGTGGGAGCGGGCTTGCCCGCGATGACGATCTCCGCCAAACCACAGATCTCGGCAATCCCCCAATCCCCGCCGCCCTTCAACGCACCGATTTCCCTTATTTAAACCTTTACTCATCCTGCCGACGGTGCAGGTGGATCAAGCGTCAAAGTCGGCCTGGTTTTTTCTGGTGTCGTATTCCCTGTGGGAGAGCCGGGCGGCGCTTCGCTTGTTCGCGATAGCGGTCCGGCGACTGCCTATTTTATAAATTGCAAAGCTTGCTAACTATTTCCTTTGACATTCACTGCCTAGGCAGTAATATCTCGACACATATTCACTGCCTAGGCAGCCAATAGGTCGTCAGATGAAACATTTTTCCCCGGAAAACTTTCGCAATTGCCACCTCGGTCTCCTGCTGGGGCGCGCCGCCTTGCTCAAGGATCGGATCATCGACACCCACATGGAACCCCACGGCATTACCGCCGCGCAGTTCAAGGTGTTGATCATCATGGCCCAGTACGGCGTCGACACCCCGGCCGAGTTGTGCCGCCATCTGTCCCTGGATAGCGGTTCGATGACCCGCATGCTCGACCGTCTGGAGCACAAAGGCCTGCTGGTCCGCCAACGCTGTGCAGATGACCGGCGCCTGGTGCGCCTGGGCCTGACCGAGGAAGGCCAGGTGCTGGCCGACAAGTTGCCGGGCATTGGCGTCAACGCGATGAACCAGTTGGCCGGCGCCCTCGACTCCGAGGAGTTGCAGACCCTGGAAGCCATCCTCAAGAAAATTTTGCTGGCCGCCGGTGATCCCATCACCGTGCTGCGGGTAGGTGACCAATGAGCGATAAAACCCTGGGTTCCCGACTGGCCCTGGTGCTGATGGCCATGAGCCTGGCCGGGTGTGCCAACTACAGCGGCCTGACCACCGAAGGTGTGAGCCTTGATGCAAAAGCCCTGCAGGCCGGGCAATCCCTCAACGGTGTGACGCTGTCGGCGGCGGCCTGGCCGAAAAACGACTGGTGGCAGAGCCTGGGCGATCCGCAATTGGACGGGTTGATCCGCGAAGCCCTGCGTGACAGCCCGGATATGCAGATCGCCAGCGCCCGGGCCCATCAGGCCAGTGCCGCTGCCGGTGCGGCGAATGCTGCGCGCATGCCGACCCTGGATGCCAGCACCGGTATCCGCCGCGAGCGGTTGGCCCAGTATCAGGACCCGACCTTGCAGGGTGACTCCTACGACACCATGCGCAGCCTCGGCGCGACCTTCAATTACACCTTCGATCTGTGGGGCGGCCAGCGTGACGCCTGGGAGGCTGCGTTGGGCCAGGCCCGGGCCGCCGAGGTCGATCGCCAGGCGGCACAGTTGACCCTGGCCGCCGACGTTGCCCGCGCCTACAGCGACCTGGGCCAGGCCCATATCGTCCACGACCTGGCCACTGAAGACCTCAAGCGCACCCGGCAATTGCTGACCCTGAGCCAGCGGCGCCTCAGCGCCGGCATCGACAGCCAGTATCAGTACCAGCAGAACCAGAGCCTGGAGGCGAGCTCCGAGGCTTCGCTGATCGATGCCGAGAAAAACCTGCAGAGCGCCAAAATCGCCCTCGCAGTGTTGCTCGGCAAAGGCCCGGATCGGGGTAACGAAATCACCCGGCCGCACATTCTGCAAGCCAGCGCCGTGGCCTTGCCCTCGGTGTTGCCAGCCGAACTGCTGGGCCGCCGCCCGGACCTGGTCGCGGCGCGCTGGCGAGTCGAGGCGGCGAGCGAGAGTATTGATGCCGGCAAGACCACTTTCTACCCCAACCTCAACCTGAGCGCCGCGGCCGGGGTCGAGTCGTTGCTGGGCAACGCGATGTTTGGTTCGACCAGCCGCTTCTTCAACGTCGCCCCGACGATTTCCCTGCCGATTTTCGACGGTGGTCGCCTGCGCGCCGACCTCGATGCCAAGGATGCCGACTACGACCTGGCGGTGGCGCAGTACAACAAAAGCCTGGTCAAGGCGCTGGGGGAAGTCAGCGACAGCCTGTCCCAGTTGCGTGACGTCGGTCGGCAGATCGTCGCCCAGCAACACGCCACCGACATTGCCCAGGACTCCTACAACACCGTGCTGGAGCGCTATGGCTCCGGCGTCGGCAACTACCTGGACGTGCTCAGCATCGAGCAGCAACTGCTCGGCGCCGAGCGTCAGTTGGCGAACCTCAATGCCGAACAGATCGATCTGTCGATCCAACTGATGCAGGCCCTGGGTGGCGGCTTTCATGGCGACAGCCTGGCTGCGGCCGGCCCATCCCCGGCGCCTGCCACGCGCAATCAATAATTCAAGGTACTAGTCATGGCCAACGTGCAGAACACCCCGACTCCTGAAACCGCCCAAGACACGGGCAATCCCGGTAAACGCAAGTTCATGCTGCTGGTGCTGACACTGCTGGTGGTCCTGGGCTGCCTCGGCGTCTGGGGCTGGCATCACCTCTACGGGCGCTGGAACGAAAGCACCGATGACGCCTATGTGAACGGCAACGTGGTGGCAATTACCCCGCTGGTCACCGGCACCGTGGTCAGCATCGGCGCGGACGAGGGCGACCTGGTCCAGGAAGGCCAGGTGCTCGTCAACTTCGACCCCAACGACGCCGAAGTCGGCCTGCAAAGTGCCCAGGCCAACCTGGCGCGCACGGTGCGCCAGGTACGTGGCCTGTACAGCAATGTCGATGGCATGAAAGCCCAGGTCAATGCGCAGAAGGCGGAAGTGCAGAAGGCCCAGGAAAACTACAGCCGACGCAAAAGTCTCGCCGCCGGCGGGGCGATTTCCCAGGAAGAACTGTCCCATGCCCGGGATGACCTGACCTCGGCGCAAAACGCCCTGGCCAATGCCCAGCAACAATTCCAGACCAGCAGCGCGTTGGTGGACGACACCGTGGTGTCCTCCCATCCGGACGTGCAGGCGGCTGCCGCGCAATTGCGCCAGGCCTACCTGACGAAGGCCCGCAGCACCCTGATCGCCCCGGTCACCGGCTACGTGGCCAAGCGCACCGTGCAACTGGGGCAACGGGTGCAGCCGGGCACGGCCTTGATGGCGGTGATCCCCCTCGACCAGTTGTGGATCGACGCCAATTTCAAGGAAACCCAGCTGCGCGACATGCGCATCGGCCAAGCGGTGGACATCGAAGCCGACCTCTATGGCAGCGATGTGAAGTACAGCGGCACCATCGACAGCCTCGGTGCAGGCACCGGCAGTGCGTTTGCCTTGTTGCCGGCGCAGAACGCCACCGGTAACTGGATCAAGATCGTGCAGCGAGTGCCGGTACGCATCCACATCAACGCCGAGCAACTAGCCAAGCATCCGTTGCGCGTCGGCCTGTCGACCCTGGTCAAGGTCGACCTGCGCGACCAGAGCGGCCCGGTGCTGGCGCAGCAACCGCCGCAAAAGGCTTCGTTCAGTACTTCCATCTATGAGCGCCAGTTGGCCGACGCCGACGCGCTGATCAGTCGCCTGATCCACGACAACAGTTCAGTGGCGAGTAAAACTGCTCAACGCTGATTTCGCCAATCCGACCGCTGCGCCGCCTCCAGGGCGCAGCGCCTGCCTCGATTCAAAGGATTCGCGATGAGCAATAACGCGTCTTTCACCCCGCCCAGCCTGCTGCTCGCGACCATCGGCCTGTCGCTGGCGACCTTCATGCAGGTGCTCGACACCACCATCGCCAACGTGGCGTTGCCGACGATTTCCGGCAACTTGGGCGTGAGCTCGGAGCAGGGCACCTGGGTGATTACCTCGTTTGCCGTGAGCAACGCGATTGCCTTGCCGCTGACCGGCTGGCTGAGCCGGCGCTTTGGCGAGGTCAAGTTGTTCCTGTGGGCGACCATCCTGTTCGTGCTGGCCTCGTTCCTGTGCGGTATTTCCACCTCGATGCCGGAGTTGATCGGCTTTCGTGTGCTGCAAGGGCTGGTGGCCGGTCCTCTGTACCCGATGACCCAGACCTTGCTGATCGCAGTCTATCCGCCGGCCAGGCGCGGCATGGCCCTGGCGTTGCTGGCGATGGTCACGGTGGTGGCGCCGATTGCCGGGCCGATCCTCGGGGGCTGGATCACCGACAGCTACAGCTGGCCGTGGATCTTTTTCATCAACGTGCCCATCGGGATCTTCGCAGTGATGGTGGTCCGCCAGCAGCTCAAGGCCCGTCCTGTGGTCACCAGTCACCAGCCGATGGACTACGTGGGGTTGATCAGCCTGATCGTCGGCGTGGGGGCATTGCAGATCATCCTCGACAAGGGCAATGACCTGGACTGGTTCGAGTCGAATTTCATCCTGATTGGCGCGGCCATTTCGGTGATTGCCCTGGCGGTGTTCGTGATCTGGGAAATGACTGACAAGCACCCGGTGGTCAATCTGCGGCTGTTTGCCCATCGCAACTTTCGCATTGGCACCATTGTGCTGGTCTTGGGCTACGCCGGGTTCTTCGGCATCAACTTGATCCTGCCGCAGTGGCTGCAGACCCAAATGGGCTATACCGCGACCTGGGCCGGCCTGGCGGTGGCACCGATCGGTATCCTGCCGGTGCTGATGTCGCCATTTGTCGGCAAGTACGCGCACAAGTTCGACCTGCGCCTGTTGGCCGGACTGGCGTTCCTGGCGATTGGCCTGAGCTGCTTCATGCGCGCCGGGTTCACCAATGAGGTGGACTTCCAGCACGTAGCGCTGGTGCAGCTGTTCATGGGCATTGGCGTGGCGCTGTTCTTCATGCCGACCCTGAGTATCCTGATGTCGGACCTGCCACCCCAGCAGATCGCCGACGGCGCCGGACTGGCGACCTTCCTGCGGACCCTGGGCGGCAGCTTCGCGGCCTCTCTGACCACCTGGATCTGGATCCGCCGGGCCGACCAGCATCACGCCTACCTGAGTGAACACCTGAGCACCTTCGACCCGGCCACCCGCGAGGCCCTCAATACCCTGGGGGGCGCCGGCACCCCGGCTTACGCCCAGCTCGACCAGGTCCTGACCAGCCAGGCCTACATGCTGTCCACCGTGGACTACTTCACGCTGCTGGGCTGGGGGTTTGTCGGTTTGATCCTGCTGGTATGGCTGGCCAAACCGCCGTTTTCAGCGAAGGCCGGACCCGAAGCGAGTGGGCATTGAACGGCGTCTGGCAAAGTGCAGCGCCGGGCGCAGCACTTTGCCAGGGGGAGGGGATCAGTAGTGGTAGCGGCACATCACGATCTGTAACTCGTCGCCCTCCATGGCGTATACGAGACGGTGTTCGGCCGTGATCCTGCGGGACCAGAATCCGCTCAGGTTATGCTTGAGCGGTTCGGGTTTGCCTGGTCCGCTAAAGGGCTCTCGCTGAGTCGCCTTGATCAACAGGTTGATCCGCTTCAGCCCGGCTTTGTCGTTCTGCTGAAACCAGAGGTAGTCCTCCCAGGCTTGAGGGGTGAACACAATCGTCATTCTTCAATGAGCTGCCTGGTCTTGGCTTTGCCCGCTCGCAAACTGTTGATCGATTTGATCAGGCGTTCGGCATTGGCCGGGGTGCGCAGCAGATAGGCGGTT from Pseudomonas sp. S04 encodes the following:
- a CDS encoding DHA2 family efflux MFS transporter permease subunit translates to MSNNASFTPPSLLLATIGLSLATFMQVLDTTIANVALPTISGNLGVSSEQGTWVITSFAVSNAIALPLTGWLSRRFGEVKLFLWATILFVLASFLCGISTSMPELIGFRVLQGLVAGPLYPMTQTLLIAVYPPARRGMALALLAMVTVVAPIAGPILGGWITDSYSWPWIFFINVPIGIFAVMVVRQQLKARPVVTSHQPMDYVGLISLIVGVGALQIILDKGNDLDWFESNFILIGAAISVIALAVFVIWEMTDKHPVVNLRLFAHRNFRIGTIVLVLGYAGFFGINLILPQWLQTQMGYTATWAGLAVAPIGILPVLMSPFVGKYAHKFDLRLLAGLAFLAIGLSCFMRAGFTNEVDFQHVALVQLFMGIGVALFFMPTLSILMSDLPPQQIADGAGLATFLRTLGGSFAASLTTWIWIRRADQHHAYLSEHLSTFDPATREALNTLGGAGTPAYAQLDQVLTSQAYMLSTVDYFTLLGWGFVGLILLVWLAKPPFSAKAGPEASGH
- a CDS encoding efflux transporter outer membrane subunit translates to MSDKTLGSRLALVLMAMSLAGCANYSGLTTEGVSLDAKALQAGQSLNGVTLSAAAWPKNDWWQSLGDPQLDGLIREALRDSPDMQIASARAHQASAAAGAANAARMPTLDASTGIRRERLAQYQDPTLQGDSYDTMRSLGATFNYTFDLWGGQRDAWEAALGQARAAEVDRQAAQLTLAADVARAYSDLGQAHIVHDLATEDLKRTRQLLTLSQRRLSAGIDSQYQYQQNQSLEASSEASLIDAEKNLQSAKIALAVLLGKGPDRGNEITRPHILQASAVALPSVLPAELLGRRPDLVAARWRVEAASESIDAGKTTFYPNLNLSAAAGVESLLGNAMFGSTSRFFNVAPTISLPIFDGGRLRADLDAKDADYDLAVAQYNKSLVKALGEVSDSLSQLRDVGRQIVAQQHATDIAQDSYNTVLERYGSGVGNYLDVLSIEQQLLGAERQLANLNAEQIDLSIQLMQALGGGFHGDSLAAAGPSPAPATRNQ
- a CDS encoding Txe/YoeB family addiction module toxin, whose product is MTIVFTPQAWEDYLWFQQNDKAGLKRINLLIKATQREPFSGPGKPEPLKHNLSGFWSRRITAEHRLVYAMEGDELQIVMCRYHY
- a CDS encoding MarR family winged helix-turn-helix transcriptional regulator, whose translation is MKHFSPENFRNCHLGLLLGRAALLKDRIIDTHMEPHGITAAQFKVLIIMAQYGVDTPAELCRHLSLDSGSMTRMLDRLEHKGLLVRQRCADDRRLVRLGLTEEGQVLADKLPGIGVNAMNQLAGALDSEELQTLEAILKKILLAAGDPITVLRVGDQ
- a CDS encoding HlyD family efflux transporter periplasmic adaptor subunit, translating into MANVQNTPTPETAQDTGNPGKRKFMLLVLTLLVVLGCLGVWGWHHLYGRWNESTDDAYVNGNVVAITPLVTGTVVSIGADEGDLVQEGQVLVNFDPNDAEVGLQSAQANLARTVRQVRGLYSNVDGMKAQVNAQKAEVQKAQENYSRRKSLAAGGAISQEELSHARDDLTSAQNALANAQQQFQTSSALVDDTVVSSHPDVQAAAAQLRQAYLTKARSTLIAPVTGYVAKRTVQLGQRVQPGTALMAVIPLDQLWIDANFKETQLRDMRIGQAVDIEADLYGSDVKYSGTIDSLGAGTGSAFALLPAQNATGNWIKIVQRVPVRIHINAEQLAKHPLRVGLSTLVKVDLRDQSGPVLAQQPPQKASFSTSIYERQLADADALISRLIHDNSSVASKTAQR